A single region of the Pontibacter kalidii genome encodes:
- a CDS encoding transglutaminase domain-containing protein, translated as MTHFLHRNLLNFVVRFIQIIIVFPMAVLLSFYIEPFGTMNYELHFMLCLMVAAAVSVLVTKYSRKLIVLMFIGILGMFAFNSTFKAQTFEGIYDDYNAMLVNMTSNPHKVSYFKPVRGTYFQNQRVKSSMQPTHPKVRAFAVENSTRYFHDEYYRKFGKMTRYFSLFKHIRQNWRYVNDPLGMDYYSPPTESMQLLAGDCDDYSILMASSVMAIGGEARIVITQNHMYTEVKMGHVDDLDKISYAVRTLFPDEVADGKIHFHETGEDLWINFDYTAEHPGGPFLEPELYSVISFEK; from the coding sequence ATGACGCACTTCCTACACCGCAACCTTCTGAACTTTGTAGTGCGGTTCATTCAGATCATCATTGTGTTTCCGATGGCCGTGCTGCTCAGCTTCTACATCGAACCCTTTGGCACCATGAATTACGAACTGCACTTTATGCTCTGCCTGATGGTGGCTGCTGCGGTTTCTGTGCTGGTTACAAAGTATAGCCGTAAGCTCATCGTGCTGATGTTCATTGGAATACTTGGTATGTTCGCGTTCAACAGCACCTTTAAGGCCCAGACCTTTGAGGGCATCTACGATGATTACAACGCCATGCTGGTGAACATGACGAGCAACCCGCACAAAGTATCCTACTTCAAGCCGGTGCGCGGCACCTACTTCCAGAATCAGCGGGTGAAAAGTTCGATGCAGCCAACGCACCCGAAGGTGAGGGCCTTTGCAGTGGAGAACTCTACCCGTTACTTCCATGACGAGTATTATCGCAAATTCGGGAAGATGACACGCTATTTCTCGCTTTTCAAACATATCCGTCAGAACTGGCGCTACGTGAACGACCCGCTCGGCATGGATTACTACTCACCGCCAACCGAAAGCATGCAACTACTGGCTGGCGACTGCGATGACTACTCTATCCTGATGGCTTCGTCTGTGATGGCTATTGGCGGGGAGGCCCGTATCGTTATTACTCAAAACCACATGTATACCGAGGTAAAGATGGGCCACGTGGATGATCTGGATAAAATAAGCTATGCCGTGCGCACGCTCTTCCCGGATGAGGTGGCCGACGGTAAGATCCATTTCCACGAAACCGGGGAAGACCTTTGGATCAACTTCGATTATACAGCCGAGCATCCGGGCGGTCCGTTCCTAGAGCCTGAGCTATACAGCGTGATCTCTTTTGAGAAATAA
- a CDS encoding PA0069 family radical SAM protein, whose protein sequence is MIKAEDFLKGRGAQYNPNNPYLRQEYVAEHVEGLDEPMLGNSKTEFLPEFPKKVVNKVESPDVGLGYSLNPYQGCEHGCVYCYARNSHQYWGYGAGLDFERKIIIKENAPEVLARQLESPNWQIMPIMLAGNTDCYQPIEAKKQLTRRILEVLLQYRHPVSIITKNALILRDLDLLQELNKYDLVHVSISITTLDEKLRQKLEPRTASAAKRLEVVRRLSSTGIPVNVMTAPIIPGLNDSEIPALVKAAAEAGASNAAYTLVRLNGSIGPIFEDWIQQAFPDKAQKVLSQIADSHGGQLNDSRFGVRMRGEGKFAELISRLFRVSRQKYMAGRSMKPYNYDHFCQRKGKQLGLF, encoded by the coding sequence ATGATAAAGGCAGAAGATTTCCTGAAAGGCCGCGGCGCCCAATACAACCCCAACAACCCCTACCTGAGGCAGGAGTACGTGGCCGAGCACGTGGAGGGACTGGACGAGCCGATGCTGGGCAATTCTAAAACGGAGTTCCTGCCCGAGTTCCCTAAAAAAGTGGTCAATAAGGTGGAGAGTCCGGATGTGGGGCTCGGCTACTCGCTGAACCCTTACCAGGGCTGTGAGCACGGCTGCGTGTACTGCTACGCGCGCAACTCGCACCAGTACTGGGGCTACGGTGCCGGCCTCGACTTTGAGCGCAAGATCATCATCAAGGAAAATGCCCCGGAGGTACTGGCCCGGCAACTGGAGAGCCCCAACTGGCAGATAATGCCCATCATGCTGGCTGGCAACACCGACTGCTACCAGCCCATAGAGGCCAAAAAGCAACTCACCCGCCGCATTTTAGAAGTACTGCTGCAATACCGACACCCGGTCAGCATCATCACCAAAAATGCCCTTATACTGCGTGACCTGGACCTGCTGCAGGAGCTAAACAAGTATGACCTGGTGCATGTGAGCATCAGCATCACCACTCTGGACGAGAAGCTGCGGCAGAAGCTGGAGCCGCGCACCGCCTCGGCGGCCAAGCGGCTGGAGGTCGTGCGGCGGTTAAGCTCCACGGGCATCCCTGTAAACGTGATGACCGCCCCCATCATCCCCGGCCTGAACGACTCTGAGATTCCGGCACTGGTGAAGGCAGCCGCAGAGGCCGGCGCAAGTAATGCGGCTTATACCTTGGTGCGGCTTAACGGCAGTATCGGGCCAATTTTCGAGGATTGGATTCAGCAAGCGTTTCCGGACAAGGCGCAGAAGGTGCTTAGCCAGATCGCTGACAGCCACGGCGGCCAGCTGAACGACAGCCGCTTCGGGGTGCGCATGCGCGGAGAGGGAAAGTTTGCGGAACTCATCAGCAGGCTCTTCCGGGTAAGTAGGCAGAAGTACATGGCCGGGCGAAGTATGAAACCCTACAACTATGACCACTTTTGCCAGCGGAAGGGAAAGCAGCTGGGTTTGTTTTAA
- a CDS encoding FRG domain-containing protein, whose amino-acid sequence MQHGQDIIVNSWAELQAALFDHTWDDTINRFRSSFVYRGAWSKSFDLRTSIMRIGPKYEELEPHLLRNFRKYAYSNSAPGDSIWNWLAVAQHHGLPTRLLDWTYSPYVALHFATANLDHYDQDGCVWCMNYVKSSEHLPPTLRNTLKEEGSNVFTPEMLEPAAPSFKALKSFQDEDYVVFLEPPSLDARIVHQYALFSMMSDVKAELSRWLQQHPDLYFRVIIPKELKWEVRDKLDQANITERVLMPGLSGLSQWLKRHYTHS is encoded by the coding sequence ATGCAACACGGACAAGACATTATAGTAAACAGCTGGGCTGAGCTTCAGGCGGCCCTCTTCGACCACACCTGGGACGATACGATCAACCGCTTCCGCTCCTCTTTTGTGTACCGGGGCGCCTGGAGCAAGTCCTTCGACCTGCGCACGAGCATCATGCGCATCGGGCCAAAGTATGAGGAACTGGAGCCGCACCTGCTGCGCAACTTCCGCAAGTATGCCTACAGCAACTCCGCCCCCGGCGACTCTATCTGGAACTGGCTGGCGGTGGCCCAGCACCACGGTTTGCCCACCCGCCTCCTCGACTGGACTTACTCCCCCTACGTGGCCCTGCACTTCGCCACCGCCAACCTCGACCACTACGACCAGGACGGGTGCGTGTGGTGTATGAATTATGTAAAGTCGAGCGAACACCTGCCGCCCACCCTCCGCAACACGCTCAAGGAAGAAGGCTCCAACGTGTTTACCCCAGAGATGCTGGAGCCTGCGGCGCCCTCGTTCAAAGCCCTCAAAAGCTTTCAGGATGAGGATTACGTGGTGTTCCTGGAGCCGCCCTCCCTCGACGCCCGCATCGTGCACCAGTACGCGCTGTTCTCAATGATGTCGGATGTGAAGGCCGAACTCAGCCGCTGGCTTCAACAGCACCCCGATTTATACTTCCGCGTCATCATCCCCAAGGAACTGAAGTGGGAAGTGCGGGATAAACTGGACCAGGCCAACATCACGGAGCGCGTACTCATGCCGGGCCTCTCGGGGCTGAGCCAATGGCTGAAGCGCCATTATACCCACTCCTGA
- a CDS encoding formylglycine-generating enzyme family protein — MLKLLVTNEKPALEQMAWIPGGTFEMGSNDFYPEERPVHRVAVDGFWIDKYPVTNSEFSVFVKATGYQTVAERFPNPADYPEVDPALLVPGSLVFRKPTHRVSLRDHLSWWTYVPGACWKNPEGPDSNLEDREDHPVVHVTFEDAVAYCAWAGKSLPTEAEWEFAARGGLEGAIYTWGNEFAPDGRRLANTWQGAFPWQNLKSDGYEGTSPVGAFPANGYGLYDMAGNVWEWTDDFFRPRHSENAAKACCVPRNPKVSAAEASFAQDRPGGSIPQKVLKGGSYLCAPNYCQRYRPAARQGEAIESSASHIGFRCIVRKPDTSSGKL, encoded by the coding sequence ATGCTGAAACTACTGGTAACAAACGAAAAACCGGCCCTTGAACAGATGGCCTGGATCCCCGGAGGAACGTTTGAGATGGGCTCCAACGACTTCTATCCAGAGGAAAGGCCGGTGCACCGGGTGGCGGTAGATGGCTTCTGGATAGATAAGTACCCGGTGACGAATAGCGAATTCAGCGTTTTTGTAAAAGCAACTGGGTATCAGACCGTGGCAGAACGTTTCCCGAACCCTGCAGATTATCCCGAGGTTGACCCGGCCTTGCTGGTGCCGGGCTCTTTGGTCTTCCGAAAACCGACCCATAGGGTTAGTTTGAGAGACCACCTTTCCTGGTGGACCTATGTGCCCGGCGCCTGCTGGAAAAACCCGGAAGGCCCGGACAGCAACCTGGAGGACCGGGAAGACCATCCGGTGGTCCATGTCACGTTCGAGGATGCAGTAGCCTATTGCGCATGGGCGGGAAAAAGTCTGCCGACGGAGGCCGAATGGGAATTTGCCGCCCGCGGAGGTTTGGAGGGGGCTATCTATACCTGGGGAAACGAATTTGCCCCGGACGGGCGGCGGCTCGCTAATACCTGGCAGGGAGCGTTTCCCTGGCAGAACCTGAAATCTGATGGCTACGAAGGCACCTCTCCGGTAGGCGCTTTTCCGGCAAACGGGTATGGCCTGTACGACATGGCGGGTAATGTATGGGAATGGACCGATGACTTCTTCCGGCCAAGGCACTCGGAAAACGCAGCCAAAGCCTGTTGTGTACCTCGGAATCCTAAGGTTAGTGCAGCCGAAGCGAGCTTTGCCCAAGACCGGCCGGGCGGCAGTATCCCACAAAAAGTACTGAAAGGAGGCTCCTACTTGTGTGCCCCCAACTATTGCCAGCGCTACCGACCGGCAGCCCGCCAGGGCGAGGCAATTGAATCCTCCGCCAGCCACATCGGCTTCCGCTGTATCGTCAGAAAGCCCGACACATCTTCAGGCAAACTATAA
- a CDS encoding arylsulfatase, producing MKNAYLLLYLFCIGFLFTTSSCGNSKNEDENEAKTNTNTSANQNRPNILFIVIDDLGYSDLSPFGGEIRTPNIQRLADNGLIVQHCYTTPLCAPSRAMFMSGMDNHISGIGTMSPYQASSQYMQPGYEGYLNDRVMTLPETLRENGYHTYMSGKWHLGFEDGRRPFEEGFERSFSFLGGGTSHFSNIFALGPAEKIHTVYYDDSVVVEELPDDFYSSDYYADRMIQYITEQQDDAPFFGYLAFTAPHDPLHVPTEWQDKYKGVYDKGYDHIRKVRMDNMKKLGLIAKDLPMNPGSGEFKKWNELSAHEKKVEARRMELYAALIEIMDLNIGRVLEALQKEGKLDNTLVILIGDNGSNPKDPSFYGKDLDPFDNSLENMGNPDSFVSLEGAWAEVAATPYSYFKTTTGEGGVRVPFIISGSGVTLKGVDATNKILGTDIMPTLLDITGIKRPDTFKNNKLAPMTGTSFNEMLSNKGSIVRDEKTGFGIESLENKAYL from the coding sequence ATGAAAAATGCATACCTTCTGCTTTACCTGTTTTGTATAGGATTTCTCTTCACTACTAGTTCCTGTGGAAACAGTAAAAATGAAGACGAGAACGAAGCCAAAACAAATACCAATACATCTGCTAACCAGAACAGGCCAAACATTCTTTTTATTGTGATAGACGACCTGGGCTACTCGGACCTGTCGCCCTTCGGCGGGGAGATTCGAACTCCTAACATCCAGCGCCTGGCCGATAACGGGTTGATTGTGCAGCATTGCTATACCACACCGCTCTGCGCTCCCTCCCGGGCCATGTTTATGTCCGGTATGGACAACCACATCAGCGGCATTGGCACCATGTCTCCTTATCAGGCGTCTAGCCAATACATGCAGCCCGGTTATGAGGGGTATCTTAACGACAGGGTTATGACCCTGCCCGAAACGTTGCGGGAAAACGGCTACCATACCTACATGAGTGGCAAGTGGCACCTGGGGTTCGAAGATGGCAGGCGGCCTTTTGAGGAAGGCTTTGAGCGCAGTTTCTCCTTTCTGGGCGGGGGGACGAGCCACTTCAGCAATATTTTCGCCTTAGGTCCTGCCGAAAAAATACATACCGTGTACTACGATGACAGCGTGGTGGTGGAAGAACTGCCAGATGATTTTTACTCTTCAGACTACTATGCCGACAGAATGATCCAGTACATCACCGAGCAGCAGGACGATGCGCCTTTCTTCGGCTACCTGGCTTTCACGGCGCCCCACGACCCGCTGCATGTGCCAACTGAATGGCAGGACAAGTACAAGGGCGTATACGACAAGGGGTACGACCACATCCGCAAGGTAAGGATGGACAACATGAAAAAGCTGGGCCTGATTGCCAAAGATCTTCCGATGAACCCGGGTTCAGGTGAATTTAAAAAGTGGAATGAGCTTTCAGCGCATGAGAAAAAGGTGGAAGCTCGTAGGATGGAACTTTATGCTGCCTTGATTGAAATAATGGACCTGAACATTGGCCGCGTGCTGGAGGCCCTGCAAAAAGAGGGCAAACTGGATAATACGCTCGTCATCCTTATCGGTGATAACGGCTCCAACCCCAAAGACCCTTCTTTCTATGGGAAGGACCTGGATCCGTTCGATAACAGCTTGGAGAACATGGGCAATCCGGACTCCTTTGTGTCACTGGAAGGAGCGTGGGCAGAGGTGGCCGCTACGCCTTATTCTTATTTCAAAACCACCACGGGCGAGGGAGGTGTCCGGGTACCATTCATTATCTCCGGATCAGGCGTTACCCTGAAAGGGGTGGATGCCACGAACAAAATTTTAGGCACCGACATTATGCCTACGCTGCTCGATATCACCGGGATTAAGCGGCCGGATACTTTCAAAAACAACAAGCTAGCCCCCATGACCGGAACTTCTTTTAATGAGATGTTAAGCAACAAAGGAAGTATCGTGCGGGATGAGAAAACCGGCTTTGGAATTGAAAGCCTGGAGAACAAGGCCTACCTCTAG
- a CDS encoding pyruvate carboxylase, protein MKIKKVLVANRGEIAIRVLRACTELNIETVAIYTYEDRYSLHRYKADEAYQIGKDNQPLQPYLDIDGIIRIARENNVDAIHPGYGFLSENQHFSQKCAGNGIIFIGPKPQVMASLGDKIAAKKVAVSCEVPVIQSNDLDLNTFETALEEAHRIGYPLMLKAAAGGGGRGMRVIRDDEQLEKGFFEAKNEALKAFGDDTVFLEKYVENPKHIEVQIVADAYGNITHLFERDCSVQRRFQKVVEVAPAISLNEETRHKLYDYAIRICKAVNYNNVGTVEFLVEPHTNNIFFIEVNPRIQVEHTVTEMITGIDLIKTQLYIADGYRLDDEEVLLGPQHVVRANGVAIQCRLTTEDPENDFKPDYGTIIAYRSAGGFGIRLDQGSVYTGAKISPFFDSLLVKVSTHAPTLAHAATKMARTLDEFRIRGVKHNIPFLQNIIGHPTFISGDATVDFVKNHPELFVFKPRKDRATKMLAYLADVMVNGNPDVKKVDPDKVLRKPDFHSFNTGKPYEKGTKDLLTELGPEEFSKWLRNDPLIHYTDTTFRDAHQSLLATRMRSFDMLKIAEAYAKDHPQTFSMEVWGGATFDVCLRFLHEDPWDRLAEIRKAVPNILLQMLIRGSNGVRYKAYPDNLIEAFVEKSWETGVDIFRIFDSLNWMKSMEPCINFVRKRTQGLAEGTICYTGDILNPKKTKYNLNYYLQLARQLEDAGAHILAVKDMAGLLKPYAATELITALRETVKLPIHLHTHDTSSVQSATYLKAIEAGVDVVDVALGAMSGLTSQPNFNAMVEVMRFQERHREFDQMSLNQHSNYWETVREYYYPFEAGLKAGTAEVYRHEIPGGQYSNLRPQANALGLGDKWENIKETYAEVNQLFGDVVKVTPSSKVVGDMALYLVSNGLTTVDVLERGEEISFPESVQSFFKGELGQPAGGFPKKLQDIILKEEKPFTDRPNEHLEPVDFEKEFAAFQEKFGKETKFTDFLSYQLYPKVYEAYHKHLEQYGDVSKIPTRLFFYGLQPGEEAIIDIARGKSIVVKFQSMGHVNEDGMRTVFFKLNGQSRNIDVRDRSVKVERVEHQKVDKNNPKQIGAPLQGMLSKILVEKEQKVKKNTPLFVIEAMKMETTITASADTEVASITLSEGEMVNTDDLVLTLA, encoded by the coding sequence ATGAAAATTAAAAAAGTACTTGTGGCCAACCGTGGCGAAATCGCTATCCGGGTGCTGCGTGCGTGCACGGAGCTCAACATAGAAACGGTAGCCATCTATACGTATGAAGACCGTTATTCCCTGCACCGCTACAAGGCCGACGAAGCCTACCAGATCGGCAAAGACAACCAGCCGCTGCAACCTTACCTCGACATCGACGGCATTATCCGGATAGCGCGAGAAAACAACGTGGACGCCATACACCCGGGCTACGGCTTTTTATCCGAGAACCAGCATTTCTCACAGAAGTGCGCCGGAAACGGCATTATTTTCATCGGCCCTAAACCGCAGGTTATGGCCTCGCTCGGGGATAAGATCGCGGCTAAGAAAGTAGCCGTAAGCTGCGAGGTGCCCGTGATTCAGAGCAATGACCTGGACCTGAATACCTTTGAAACCGCGCTGGAGGAAGCGCACCGTATCGGCTATCCGCTCATGCTAAAAGCTGCCGCAGGTGGCGGTGGGCGCGGCATGCGCGTGATCCGGGATGACGAGCAACTGGAGAAAGGCTTTTTTGAGGCCAAGAACGAGGCCCTGAAAGCCTTTGGCGACGACACGGTTTTCCTGGAGAAGTACGTGGAGAATCCCAAGCATATCGAGGTGCAGATCGTGGCCGACGCGTATGGAAATATCACGCACCTGTTCGAGCGCGACTGTTCGGTGCAGCGCCGTTTCCAGAAAGTGGTGGAGGTAGCGCCGGCCATCAGTCTGAACGAGGAAACGCGACACAAACTCTACGACTACGCCATCCGCATCTGCAAGGCCGTGAACTACAATAACGTGGGTACGGTAGAGTTCCTGGTGGAGCCCCATACAAACAACATCTTCTTTATAGAGGTGAACCCGCGTATCCAGGTGGAGCACACCGTTACGGAGATGATCACCGGCATCGACCTGATCAAGACGCAGCTTTACATTGCAGATGGCTACAGGCTGGACGATGAAGAGGTGCTGCTGGGGCCGCAACACGTGGTGCGCGCCAATGGCGTGGCCATCCAATGCCGCCTTACCACCGAGGACCCGGAAAACGATTTTAAACCCGACTACGGTACCATCATCGCTTATCGCAGCGCGGGTGGCTTCGGCATCCGCCTGGACCAGGGCAGCGTGTACACGGGCGCCAAGATCAGCCCTTTCTTTGACTCGCTGCTGGTAAAAGTATCCACGCACGCGCCAACACTGGCTCATGCGGCCACCAAAATGGCCCGCACGCTGGATGAGTTCCGCATCCGGGGCGTGAAGCACAACATCCCCTTCCTGCAGAACATCATTGGGCACCCCACCTTTATTTCCGGTGATGCCACGGTAGACTTTGTGAAGAACCATCCTGAGCTGTTTGTGTTTAAGCCACGCAAGGACAGAGCGACCAAAATGCTTGCTTACCTGGCCGATGTGATGGTGAACGGCAACCCGGACGTGAAGAAAGTCGACCCGGACAAGGTGCTGCGAAAGCCCGACTTCCATAGCTTTAATACAGGCAAACCCTATGAGAAGGGCACCAAAGACCTGCTAACGGAGCTGGGGCCGGAGGAGTTTTCCAAGTGGCTGCGCAACGACCCGCTCATACACTACACCGATACCACTTTCCGCGACGCGCACCAGTCGCTGCTGGCTACGCGGATGCGCTCCTTTGACATGCTCAAGATTGCCGAGGCCTATGCCAAGGACCACCCGCAGACCTTTAGCATGGAAGTATGGGGCGGCGCTACCTTTGATGTGTGCCTGCGCTTCCTGCACGAGGACCCCTGGGACAGACTGGCCGAAATCAGGAAAGCGGTGCCGAACATCCTGTTGCAGATGCTCATCCGGGGCTCCAATGGAGTGAGGTACAAGGCCTACCCGGACAACCTGATCGAAGCCTTCGTGGAGAAGTCGTGGGAGACGGGCGTGGATATTTTCCGCATCTTTGACTCGCTCAACTGGATGAAAAGTATGGAGCCGTGCATCAACTTCGTGCGCAAGCGTACGCAAGGCCTGGCCGAGGGCACCATCTGTTACACCGGCGATATCCTGAACCCGAAGAAGACAAAGTATAACCTGAACTATTACCTGCAGCTGGCCCGGCAACTGGAGGATGCCGGCGCGCATATACTGGCCGTAAAAGACATGGCCGGCCTGCTGAAACCCTATGCCGCGACAGAGTTAATTACCGCCCTGCGTGAAACGGTGAAACTCCCGATCCACCTGCATACCCACGATACATCTTCTGTACAATCTGCCACGTACCTGAAGGCGATTGAAGCCGGTGTGGATGTGGTGGACGTGGCGCTGGGAGCCATGTCGGGGCTAACTTCGCAGCCGAACTTCAATGCCATGGTGGAGGTGATGCGCTTCCAGGAGCGCCACCGCGAGTTCGACCAGATGAGCCTGAACCAGCATTCTAATTATTGGGAGACGGTGCGCGAGTACTATTACCCGTTTGAGGCTGGTCTGAAGGCGGGCACGGCTGAAGTATACCGCCACGAGATTCCGGGCGGGCAGTACTCGAACCTGCGCCCGCAGGCCAACGCGCTGGGGCTGGGCGATAAGTGGGAGAACATAAAAGAGACGTATGCCGAGGTGAACCAGCTGTTCGGGGATGTGGTGAAGGTGACGCCGAGCTCCAAAGTTGTGGGCGACATGGCTCTATACCTGGTTTCAAACGGGCTGACGACCGTGGATGTGCTGGAGCGGGGCGAGGAGATCTCGTTTCCGGAGTCGGTGCAGTCGTTCTTTAAAGGCGAGCTGGGGCAGCCGGCCGGAGGTTTCCCCAAAAAGCTGCAGGACATCATCCTGAAAGAAGAAAAGCCGTTTACAGACCGGCCGAACGAGCACCTGGAACCGGTGGATTTTGAAAAGGAGTTTGCCGCCTTTCAGGAGAAATTCGGGAAAGAGACGAAGTTTACAGACTTTCTGAGTTATCAGCTTTACCCCAAGGTATACGAGGCCTATCATAAACACTTGGAGCAGTACGGCGATGTTTCCAAAATCCCGACCCGTCTCTTTTTCTATGGCCTGCAGCCCGGCGAGGAGGCCATCATCGACATTGCGCGCGGCAAGTCCATCGTGGTCAAATTCCAATCAATGGGCCACGTGAACGAGGACGGCATGCGCACCGTGTTCTTTAAGCTGAATGGGCAGAGCCGTAACATCGATGTGCGCGACCGCTCTGTGAAAGTGGAGCGTGTGGAGCACCAGAAAGTAGACAAAAATAACCCGAAACAGATTGGGGCACCGCTGCAGGGAATGCTGTCGAAGATACTGGTGGAGAAAGAGCAGAAGGTTAAAAAGAATACGCCGCTCTTTGTGATAGAGGCCATGAAGATGGAAACCACCATTACCGCTTCGGCAGATACCGAGGTAGCAAGTATAACGCTCTCGGAGGGGGAAATGGTGAATACCGACGACCTGGTGCTGACATTGGCGTAG
- a CDS encoding DUF3298 and DUF4163 domain-containing protein, producing MLKHTIYTVALATAILSLSGCQSGHSEEAATTTQEQPGKHPLSFRSQTVTRKSSYCGQGPSACAEATITYVEAMGGPETLRQSINRFIQRRILSLQLDMNPEADTTATNANAAERVAAAFVKQQEDFIIEMQEIPASAAWELQVEMAPVYQAPTVTTLAMTSYTYAGGAHPNSFLGLQSFDSEGRQLRIADMVADTAQLQRLVEKEFRRARSTVGDKPFAEAGLFIEGDALPLPQQAGLTPQGLRLYYNAYEIGPYAFGPTDLLLTYQQLGDLLRDKYKPR from the coding sequence ATGCTCAAACATACGATTTATACGGTCGCACTTGCCACCGCCATACTTTCACTTTCCGGCTGCCAATCCGGCCACAGCGAGGAGGCGGCGACCACAACGCAGGAGCAGCCCGGGAAACACCCGCTCTCCTTCCGCTCCCAAACCGTGACCCGCAAATCCAGCTATTGTGGCCAGGGCCCCAGTGCCTGCGCCGAGGCCACCATCACCTATGTAGAGGCAATGGGCGGCCCCGAAACACTCAGGCAAAGTATAAACCGTTTCATCCAAAGGCGCATCCTAAGCCTGCAACTGGATATGAACCCCGAGGCGGACACCACGGCAACAAACGCCAACGCGGCCGAAAGAGTAGCAGCCGCATTCGTAAAGCAGCAGGAAGATTTTATCATCGAGATGCAGGAGATACCGGCTTCCGCTGCCTGGGAGCTGCAGGTGGAGATGGCCCCTGTTTACCAGGCACCCACGGTTACCACCCTGGCCATGACAAGCTATACTTACGCCGGAGGGGCGCACCCCAATTCCTTCCTTGGCCTGCAAAGCTTCGATAGCGAGGGCAGGCAACTGCGTATAGCTGATATGGTGGCTGACACGGCGCAATTACAACGCTTGGTAGAAAAAGAGTTCAGGCGCGCACGCAGCACCGTGGGCGATAAACCTTTTGCAGAGGCAGGATTATTTATTGAGGGAGATGCGCTTCCGCTGCCACAGCAGGCCGGATTAACCCCACAGGGTCTGAGGCTATATTACAACGCCTATGAGATTGGTCCTTATGCTTTTGGGCCTACTGATTTGCTGCTGACGTACCAGCAACTGGGCGACCTGCTGCGAGACAAGTATAAGCCAAGATAA
- a CDS encoding DUF389 domain-containing protein: MRLVTIKAPSGQGKEIAEIAFAAGIAHVSIRQARKYNSDHRETDLDVVEVETATPKAKRFLESLMDSAIYDPDTFTFTVRHPESLFGEEPPKEETFPIVRPTTDVYEELWQFTRVTKSLIGRVFLSAVLLAYGMVEDMLPLIIAGLLFLPYHHHMLGIGLGATLREWRFLRQGILALLVTTILIVAAGACVALFTKPPIGFEEFGTPLSGVVLAFVIGIAAALGAMDDAGRRELIGLAATAHISVFPAWFGLKLVFGFDMGDKWVEHLLTFGLNVTSLTLAAYVTFIVLGMKGNAIRRFVSRKTGVAKQRQHS, from the coding sequence ATGCGCTTAGTTACCATCAAGGCCCCCTCCGGGCAAGGAAAGGAGATAGCTGAGATAGCCTTTGCTGCCGGAATTGCGCACGTGTCCATCCGACAGGCACGCAAGTATAACTCGGACCACAGGGAAACAGACCTGGACGTGGTGGAGGTAGAAACTGCCACACCTAAGGCCAAGCGGTTCCTGGAGAGCCTGATGGATTCCGCTATCTATGACCCTGACACTTTTACGTTCACGGTGCGGCACCCGGAGTCTCTATTCGGGGAGGAGCCGCCGAAGGAGGAGACCTTTCCGATAGTAAGGCCTACTACTGACGTATATGAAGAGCTCTGGCAGTTTACGCGTGTCACCAAAAGTCTTATAGGGAGAGTTTTCCTTTCTGCGGTTTTACTTGCCTATGGGATGGTGGAGGACATGCTTCCGCTCATTATCGCCGGCCTCCTGTTTTTGCCATACCATCATCACATGCTCGGGATAGGCCTGGGGGCGACGCTCCGGGAGTGGCGCTTTCTCCGGCAGGGGATTCTGGCACTGTTGGTTACTACGATCCTGATAGTGGCAGCGGGAGCCTGTGTGGCGCTCTTTACGAAGCCTCCTATCGGGTTTGAAGAATTTGGAACACCTTTATCCGGAGTTGTGCTTGCCTTTGTCATTGGTATTGCCGCCGCTTTGGGCGCCATGGACGACGCAGGGCGCAGGGAGCTTATTGGCCTGGCTGCCACGGCCCACATTTCAGTCTTTCCGGCTTGGTTCGGGCTCAAGCTTGTCTTTGGGTTTGATATGGGGGATAAGTGGGTGGAGCATTTATTAACCTTTGGCCTTAATGTCACCTCCCTAACTTTGGCCGCCTATGTTACTTTTATAGTCTTAGGGATGAAAGGAAACGCTATCCGCCGCTTTGTCAGCAGGAAAACGGGTGTAGCGAAACAGCGTCAGCACTCATAG